The proteins below come from a single Rosa rugosa chromosome 2, drRosRugo1.1, whole genome shotgun sequence genomic window:
- the LOC133730047 gene encoding farnesyl pyrophosphate synthase 1, whose amino-acid sequence MADLKSKFLNVYSVLKSELLEDPAFEFTDASRQWVERMLDYNVPGGKLNRGLSVIDSYQLLQQGRELTEDEIFQASALGWCIEWLQAFFLVLDDMMDGSHTRRGQPCWFRLPKVGLIAANDGVLLRNHIPRILKKHFRQKPYYVDLVDLFNEVEFQTASGQLIDLITTIDGEKDLSKYSLSIHRRIVQYKTAYYSFYLSVACALLMSGEELDKHIDVKNLLVDMGIYFQVQDDYLDCFGDPETIGKIGTDIEDFKCSWLVVKALELSNEEQKKILHENYGNPDPAKVAKVKALYKELDLQGVFAEYERQSYEKLISSIEAHPSKAVQEVLKSFLGKIYKRKK is encoded by the exons ATGGCGGATCTCAAGTCAAAGTTCCTGAACGTCTACTCTGTTCTGAAATCGGAGCTCTTGGAAGACCCTGCCTTCGAATTCACTGATGCCTCTCGTCAATGGGTGGAACGG ATGCTGGACTACAATGTGCCCGGAG GAAAGCTGAATCGCGGACTGTCGGTTATTGACAGCTACCAGTTGTTGCAACAAGGAAGGGAACTGACTGAAGATGAAATCTTCCAAGCCAGCGCTCTTGGTTGGTGCATCGAATGG CTCCAAGCATTTTTTCTGGTTCTCGATGACATGATGGATGGCTCTCACACACGGCGTGGCCAACCTTGCTGGTTTAGATTGCCCAAG GTTGGTTTGATTGCAGCAAATGATGGAGTTCTACTTAGAAACCATATTCCAAGGATTCTCAAGAAGCACTTTAGGCAAAAGCCTTATTACGTGGATCTTGTTGATTTGTTCAATGAG GTGGAGTTTCAAACCGCTTCAGGTCAGCTGATAGATTTGATCACTACCATTGACGGGGAAAAAGATCTATCCAAATACTCATTGTCAAT TCACCGCCGTATTGTTCAGTACAAGACTGCCTATTACTCATTTTACCTTTCA GTTGCATGTGCATTGCTTATGTCAGGTGAGGAACTGGACAAGCATATTGATGTAAAGAATCTTCTTGTTGATATGGGGATCTACTTTCAAGTACAG GATGATTATTTGGATTGTTTTGGTGATCCAGAAACAATTGGAAAG ATAGGAACAGATATTGAAGATTTCAAGTGCTCTTGGTTGGTTGTGAAAGCTTTGGAACTTAGCAACGAGGAACAGAAGAAAATACTACAT GAGAACTATGGCAACCCTGACCCAGCAAAGGTCGCCAAAGTAAAGGCCCTTTACAAAGAACTCGATCTTCAG GGTGTATTTGCGGAGTATGAGAGGCAAAGCTACGAGAAACTGATAAGTTCCATTGAAGCTCATCCTAGCAAAGCAGTGCAAGAAGTGTTGAAGTCCTTCTTGGGTAAGATTTACAAGAGGAAGAAGTAG
- the LOC133730048 gene encoding phosphoglycolate phosphatase 2 — MNSSPSASQLLSLEKVKHLLDSTQAFLFDCDGVIWKGDKLINGVPHTLDFLRSKGKKLVFVTNNSTKSRKQYANKFLSLGISVTEDEIFSSSFAAAMYLQLIHFPKHKKVYVIGEQGILEELQLAGFTALGGPEDGKKTVQLKSNCLFEHDKSVGAVVVGLDQYINYYKLQYGTLCIRENPGCLFIATNRDAVGHMTDLQEWPGAGCMVAAICGTTQKEPIVVGKPSTFLMDFLLKKFDISCSKMCMVGDRLDTDILFGQNAGCRTLLVLSGVTTLSALQDASNKTHPDYYTSKLSDIFELMQP, encoded by the exons ATGAACTCCTCCCCCTCCGCCTCCCAGCTGCTGTCTCTTGAGAAAGTGAAGCATCTTCTAGATTCCACCCAGGCCTTTCTCTTCGATTGCGATG GTGTGATTTGGAAGGGCGACAAGCTTATCAATGGCGTGCCTCATACACTTGACTTTCTTCGATCAAAG GGGAAGAAGCTGGTGTTCGTTACAAACAACTCCACAAAATCAAGAAAGCAATACGCCAACAAGTTCCTTTCCCTTGGCATTTCAGTTACCGAG GACGAGATATTCTCTTCATCCTTTGCTGCCGCAATGTACTTGCAACTCATTCACTTTCCCAAACACAAGAAG GTTTATGTAATAGGTGAACAGGGCATATTAGAAGAGCTGCAGCTTGCTGGCTTTACAGCTCTTGGTGGCCCT GAAGATGGTAAAAAGACAGTACAGCTGAAATCAAATTGCCTCTTTGAACATGATAAAAGT GTTGGAGCAGTTGTTGTTGGTCTTGACCAGTATATCAACTATTACAAACTTCA ATATGGAACTCTTTGTATACGTGAAAATCCAGGATGCCTTTTCATTGCGACCAATCGTGATGCAGTTGGACACATGACTGACTTACAAGAGTGGCCTG GTGCTGGGTGTATGGTAGCTGCTATATGTGGAACCACTCAGAAGGAGCCTATTGTAGTTGGAAAGCCGTCCACTTTCCTCATGGACTTTTTACTAAAGAA ATTCGACATTAGTTGCTCCAAAATGTGTATGGTGGGTGATAGATTAGATACTGATATATTGTTTGGACAGAATGCTGGGTGCAGAACTCTGCTCGTTCTTTCAG GTGTTACAACGCTATCCGCTCTTCAAGACGCTTCAAATAAGACTCATCCAGATTATTATACAAGCAAGTTGTCCGACATATTTGAACTCATGCAACCATAG